One stretch of Corallococcus exiguus DNA includes these proteins:
- a CDS encoding PfkB family carbohydrate kinase, translating to MSLLVVGSIALDSLETPFGKKEDVLGGSATYFSTSASFFSPVQLVAVIGEDFPEAHLQFLRGRGIDLEGLTREAGRTFRWKGKYGWELNEAQTLDTQLNVFESFSPNLPAAYRETPYVFLGNIHPELQSRVLDQVKAPKLVAADTMNFWIQGSRPALLKTLQRVNLLFINDAEARQLSGEHNVVKAARAILAMGPSRVVIKRGEHGALLFDQDHIFACPAFPLSEVFDPTGAGDTFAGGFMGTLASSGAGKVDQQVLRKAMVMGSVMASFTVEKFSLERLREVQRPEIHARFAEFKKLTHFDDLGPLGG from the coding sequence ATGTCTCTGCTCGTCGTCGGTTCAATCGCGCTGGACTCGCTGGAAACGCCCTTCGGCAAGAAGGAGGACGTGCTGGGTGGCTCGGCCACCTACTTCTCCACGTCCGCGTCCTTCTTCAGCCCCGTTCAGCTGGTGGCGGTGATTGGCGAGGACTTCCCGGAGGCGCACCTGCAGTTCCTGCGCGGGCGCGGAATCGACCTGGAGGGGCTCACCCGTGAGGCCGGCCGCACCTTCCGCTGGAAGGGCAAGTACGGCTGGGAGCTCAACGAGGCGCAGACGCTGGACACCCAGCTCAACGTCTTCGAGTCCTTCTCGCCCAACCTGCCGGCCGCCTACCGCGAGACGCCCTACGTCTTCCTGGGCAACATCCACCCGGAGCTCCAGTCGCGCGTGCTGGACCAGGTGAAGGCGCCCAAGCTGGTGGCCGCGGACACGATGAACTTCTGGATCCAGGGCAGCCGCCCCGCGCTGCTCAAGACGCTCCAGCGCGTGAACCTGCTCTTCATCAACGACGCGGAGGCGCGCCAGCTGTCCGGCGAGCACAACGTGGTGAAGGCCGCCCGCGCCATCCTGGCCATGGGCCCGTCCCGCGTGGTCATCAAGCGCGGCGAGCACGGCGCGCTGCTCTTCGACCAGGACCACATCTTCGCCTGCCCGGCGTTCCCCCTGTCGGAGGTGTTCGACCCCACCGGCGCGGGTGACACCTTCGCCGGCGGCTTCATGGGCACCCTGGCCAGCTCCGGCGCCGGCAAGGTGGATCAGCAGGTGCTGCGCAAGGCCATGGTCATGGGCAGCGTGATGGCGTCCTTCACCGTGGAGAAGTTCAGCCTGGAGCGCCTGCGCGAGGTGCAGCGCCCGGAGATCCACGCCCGCTTCGCCGAGTTCAAGAAGCTCACCCACTTCGACGACCTGGGCCCGCTGGGCGGGTAG